The following proteins are co-located in the Thermodesulfobacteriota bacterium genome:
- a CDS encoding thioredoxin family protein — MDRNKPLSRQQFKKTIQTGVSLVDFNAPWCAPCIAQKPIVDQLAKLYDGKASIIEINVDGNQQSAMDLGITSIPTLIIYKNGTEIERFIGLQKAEVLSEAIDKALG; from the coding sequence GTGGACCGAAATAAACCGTTAAGCCGGCAGCAGTTTAAAAAAACCATTCAAACCGGTGTAAGCCTGGTAGACTTCAACGCGCCTTGGTGTGCACCCTGCATTGCTCAAAAGCCTATCGTCGATCAGCTGGCAAAGCTCTATGATGGCAAAGCTTCAATCATAGAAATAAATGTCGATGGAAATCAGCAATCGGCCATGGATCTGGGAATTACCAGTATCCCGACATTGATCATTTATAAAAACGGTACTGAAATTGAACGCTTCATTGGTCTTCAAAAGGCTGAAGTCCTCTCCGAAGCAATTGATAAAGCCTTGGGTTAG
- a CDS encoding methylenetetrahydrofolate reductase C-terminal domain-containing protein: MLRIFQHDINDPDRFVVTLELVPRRTSFGKSVDKILAIAKDAFADGRISAVSITDNPGGNPSLSPDVLGRDIFSLGMDVIVHFTCRDMNRIGLESRALQLSRMGMKNILALTGDYPGKGFGGQGAPVYDLDSVSLTCMLSMLSRRLYESGDPDEFFTGCAVSPFKATESEGFAQYAKLCRKVNAGASFVITQLGYDSRKYEELTLIIKNMNLSIPVLGSVYLLSPKAARAMNKGLVPGAVVADHLFYQVQNEWKDKKHGLRLAVERTAKLAVTLKKLGYRGIHIGGVQRSYKTVANILDRMDEIEKTGEDFFDDFNFSGSKTYYAFSDNLNHKSFSSSEKKLSILEKLKFRFLKKGHDIFFSFDSPVAPLCRMVAEWIDKRGLGRWLKILLEDPVKGLLLSCQKCGDCGIQHLAFQCPESGCPKHTRNGACGGSKNGMCEVFPDRRCVWEKAYHRLVSVNQTDVMTNECIPPRMWELDHTSSWLNFHLKRDHQSKSSDLIKSCSSDRCRFDSAKFH; encoded by the coding sequence ATGTTAAGAATTTTTCAACATGATATTAATGACCCTGACCGTTTTGTCGTAACGCTGGAACTTGTTCCAAGGAGAACTTCTTTTGGAAAGTCAGTTGATAAAATACTTGCCATTGCAAAGGATGCTTTTGCAGACGGTCGAATATCCGCTGTTTCCATAACAGATAATCCTGGTGGAAATCCATCCCTTAGCCCGGATGTTCTCGGGCGTGATATTTTTAGCCTTGGAATGGACGTAATTGTTCATTTTACCTGCCGTGATATGAACCGCATTGGACTGGAAAGCAGGGCACTTCAACTTTCAAGGATGGGAATGAAAAACATCCTTGCGCTGACGGGTGATTATCCCGGCAAAGGCTTTGGTGGTCAGGGAGCGCCTGTGTATGACCTTGATTCCGTTAGTCTTACCTGCATGCTTTCAATGCTGAGCAGGCGGCTTTATGAATCAGGCGATCCTGATGAATTTTTTACCGGCTGTGCGGTTTCACCATTTAAGGCCACAGAGAGTGAAGGTTTTGCACAATATGCAAAGCTGTGCCGCAAGGTAAACGCCGGAGCCTCTTTTGTGATAACCCAGCTGGGGTATGATTCCCGCAAATATGAAGAGCTGACTCTAATTATTAAAAATATGAATCTAAGCATTCCTGTGCTTGGTTCGGTTTATCTCCTAAGCCCTAAAGCGGCCAGGGCAATGAACAAAGGCCTGGTGCCCGGCGCGGTTGTGGCAGACCATCTATTTTACCAGGTGCAGAATGAATGGAAAGACAAAAAACATGGATTAAGGCTTGCCGTGGAACGGACTGCGAAACTTGCTGTTACTCTTAAAAAGCTCGGTTATCGGGGCATACATATTGGAGGTGTGCAAAGGAGTTATAAAACAGTTGCCAATATACTCGATCGTATGGATGAGATAGAGAAAACCGGGGAAGATTTTTTTGATGACTTTAATTTTTCCGGTTCAAAAACATATTATGCTTTTTCTGATAATTTAAATCATAAATCCTTTTCATCTTCTGAAAAAAAACTTTCAATATTAGAAAAACTTAAATTTCGCTTTCTAAAAAAAGGGCATGATATATTTTTTAGTTTTGATTCTCCTGTTGCGCCTTTATGTCGAATGGTAGCCGAATGGATTGACAAAAGGGGCCTTGGCCGATGGTTGAAAATTCTACTTGAAGACCCTGTCAAAGGATTGCTGCTTTCCTGTCAAAAATGCGGCGATTGTGGTATCCAGCACCTTGCTTTTCAATGTCCTGAATCCGGATGCCCCAAGCATACCAGAAACGGAGCATGCGGGGGGAGTAAAAACGGAATGTGTGAAGTGTTTCCTGACAGAAGATGTGTCTGGGAAAAAGCATATCATCGCCTGGTATCTGTAAATCAAACCGATGTTATGACAAATGAATGCATCCCGCCAAGAATGTGGGAACTGGATCACACCTCCTCATGGCTGAATTTTCATCTAAAGCGCGATCATCAGAGTAAATCATCGGATCTGATCAAGTCATGCAGCTCTGATAGATGCAGATTTGATTCTGCAAAGTTTCACTAA
- a CDS encoding ASKHA domain-containing protein, which produces MGKCVNHPDRETNYLCMKHNVYMCEECIKCRDPEIYCKYRSSCPINFLSKKGVEGWAGEEKKVAEEIETATVLFESDKKEITVPNGSSLLEAARKADIHINASCNGKGACGKCKLIIKSGPFETDDTPLLSDTEKDKNYVLACLTEIKGNIIATVPEESIQKKLKVAGMGKDATKKLKGLVTKIEPMLENFPLELDQPTLEDSVSDLDRLTRGLKKAGCDVSRLSVGLKVMRQLASTMREDDWKVSASVLHKKCSSEVLRVAPGNGSKRPLGLAIDLGTTSIVVYIVDMTDGTILSATSGHNRQATCGDDVINRIVCAEKDGVKKLSGMSLITINNLISEATSSLEDDFKQIENVVISGNTTMTHLLLGIEPKYIRREPYIPSVSEFPILKAGNIGIKANPVAAVFVIPGPASYVGGDIVSGLLYTGFHREEPLTLFIDVGTNGEIVLGNKDWLMTASCSAGPAFEGGGIRWGMRAEEGAIEKVSIHPETLEPEISTVGDILPRGICGSGMIDLISEMLKTDIIGPNGKFMLTSDHPRMEKYKGEGSYILEFAKNTAMDEDIVFTETDINSLVLSKGAVYAGFSVLLNEAGLDFSMVDRVIITGGFGQYLNIERAITIGLLPDIDRDKFSYLGNSSIAGAYMALLSDDYRKEARSISNNMTYIDFSSNSKFMDEFTSALFLPHTNMDSFPSVNKLLSA; this is translated from the coding sequence ATGGGAAAATGTGTAAACCATCCTGACAGGGAAACAAATTATTTATGCATGAAGCACAACGTTTATATGTGTGAGGAATGTATTAAATGCCGCGATCCGGAAATTTACTGTAAATATCGTTCTTCCTGCCCCATTAACTTTCTATCTAAAAAAGGTGTGGAAGGTTGGGCTGGAGAAGAAAAAAAGGTGGCAGAAGAGATCGAAACAGCCACTGTTCTGTTTGAATCGGACAAAAAAGAAATAACCGTGCCAAACGGATCATCCCTGCTGGAGGCTGCCCGAAAAGCGGATATACACATTAATGCCTCATGTAACGGAAAAGGGGCCTGTGGAAAATGTAAACTGATCATAAAATCAGGACCGTTTGAAACCGATGACACACCTTTGCTGAGTGATACGGAAAAAGATAAAAATTATGTCCTTGCCTGTTTAACCGAAATCAAAGGGAATATTATCGCAACCGTTCCCGAGGAGTCCATACAAAAGAAACTAAAAGTTGCCGGCATGGGAAAAGATGCAACCAAGAAGCTTAAAGGGCTGGTGACCAAGATCGAGCCGATGTTGGAAAACTTTCCGCTGGAGCTTGATCAACCTACCCTGGAAGATTCCGTCAGCGATCTAGACCGGCTTACCCGCGGCTTAAAAAAAGCAGGCTGCGATGTCAGCCGTTTAAGTGTGGGACTGAAAGTGATGCGGCAACTGGCGTCAACAATGAGGGAAGACGACTGGAAGGTTTCCGCTTCCGTGCTTCATAAAAAATGCTCATCCGAAGTATTAAGAGTTGCCCCTGGAAACGGCTCAAAGAGACCTCTTGGGCTGGCAATCGATCTTGGAACCACATCGATCGTGGTTTACATCGTAGATATGACTGACGGAACCATTCTTTCTGCCACCTCCGGTCATAACCGCCAGGCAACCTGCGGAGACGATGTAATCAACCGCATCGTCTGTGCTGAAAAAGACGGGGTGAAGAAATTAAGCGGTATGTCCCTTATCACCATCAATAATCTTATCAGTGAAGCAACCAGCAGCCTGGAAGACGATTTCAAACAGATCGAAAATGTGGTCATTTCCGGCAACACCACCATGACCCATCTCCTTCTTGGCATCGAGCCGAAATATATCCGGCGCGAACCTTATATTCCTTCAGTTTCGGAATTCCCCATTTTAAAAGCAGGAAACATCGGTATCAAGGCCAACCCTGTTGCTGCCGTTTTTGTTATACCGGGACCCGCCAGTTATGTTGGCGGCGATATCGTATCCGGTCTTTTATATACAGGATTTCACCGAGAAGAGCCTTTAACGCTTTTTATTGATGTGGGCACCAACGGTGAAATTGTTCTGGGCAATAAGGACTGGCTGATGACCGCCTCATGCTCGGCAGGCCCGGCATTTGAAGGCGGCGGAATCCGATGGGGGATGCGTGCTGAAGAAGGAGCCATCGAAAAGGTTTCCATACATCCGGAAACGCTGGAACCGGAAATTTCCACCGTGGGAGATATCCTTCCACGTGGTATTTGCGGTTCAGGGATGATTGACCTGATCTCCGAAATGCTTAAAACCGACATTATCGGCCCCAACGGAAAGTTCATGCTCACATCCGATCATCCAAGAATGGAGAAGTATAAAGGTGAAGGATCTTATATCCTTGAATTTGCCAAAAACACTGCGATGGATGAAGACATCGTATTTACCGAAACGGATATAAACAGTCTTGTTTTGAGTAAAGGAGCGGTATATGCCGGCTTCTCCGTGCTGCTTAACGAGGCGGGATTGGATTTTTCCATGGTAGACAGGGTCATCATCACCGGCGGGTTCGGACAGTACCTAAATATTGAAAGGGCCATCACCATCGGTCTGTTGCCGGATATAGACCGTGACAAATTTTCCTATCTTGGCAACAGTTCCATTGCAGGTGCATACATGGCGCTTCTGTCAGACGATTATCGCAAAGAAGCCAGGAGCATCTCAAATAACATGACGTATATCGACTTTTCCAGCAACAGCAAGTTCATGGATGAGTTTACATCCGCTCTTTTTCTACCCCATACAAATATGGATTCCTTCCCAAGTGTAAACAAACTGCTATCCGCATGA
- a CDS encoding zinc ribbon domain-containing protein, translated as MPIYEYKCEKCGHSFEKLVFNSDDEPVSCPDCKAKDVKRLLSSTGFISSSGGSGCAAGAPSGFS; from the coding sequence ATGCCCATCTATGAATATAAATGTGAAAAATGTGGCCACTCTTTTGAGAAACTGGTTTTCAACAGTGATGATGAACCTGTTTCCTGCCCCGACTGCAAAGCCAAAGATGTGAAAAGGCTTCTAAGTTCAACCGGTTTTATCAGCAGCTCCGGAGGGAGCGGCTGCGCTGCCGGTGCCCCGTCAGGTTTTTCCTGA
- a CDS encoding 4Fe-4S dicluster domain-containing protein — protein MKTKLSRRSFLKGTMATACTLAAAGIPASAAGAEDKQQLATLLDIRKCIGCEACVEACKEVNEKKFPDPKKPFPKMYPDRVPVMDWSDKQYVTDRLTPYNWLFIQHANVKINGEETELTIPRRCMHCVNPPCVKLCPWGSARLLENGISRIDPELCLGGAKCKAVCPWDIPERQTGVGLYLDMLPSLAGNGVMYKCDRCYNRIADGELPACIEACPEDVQTIGPRDEIIKQAHKLAKEIGGYIYGEKENGGTNTIYVSPVPFQELNQAIEKGKGKPHLQPVKDSMADSNNLAAAMIVAPIAGLAAAAGKFYQMTKTGK, from the coding sequence ATGAAAACCAAATTATCCAGAAGATCTTTTCTAAAGGGAACCATGGCCACGGCATGCACCCTTGCTGCAGCGGGCATCCCGGCAAGTGCTGCAGGAGCTGAAGACAAACAGCAGCTCGCCACCCTTCTCGATATTCGTAAATGTATCGGATGCGAAGCCTGTGTCGAGGCCTGTAAAGAGGTAAATGAAAAGAAATTTCCTGACCCGAAAAAACCGTTTCCTAAAATGTATCCAGATCGCGTACCGGTAATGGACTGGTCGGACAAACAGTATGTGACAGACCGTCTGACACCTTACAACTGGCTTTTTATTCAGCATGCCAATGTTAAAATCAACGGGGAAGAGACCGAACTTACGATTCCCAGGCGCTGCATGCACTGCGTGAACCCGCCCTGTGTTAAGCTGTGCCCGTGGGGATCGGCCAGGCTGCTGGAAAACGGCATATCGAGGATCGATCCTGAACTGTGTCTGGGTGGTGCCAAATGCAAAGCCGTCTGTCCCTGGGATATTCCTGAACGTCAGACCGGTGTGGGGTTGTATCTTGATATGCTTCCGTCACTGGCGGGAAACGGTGTGATGTACAAATGCGACCGGTGTTATAACAGAATTGCGGACGGAGAGTTGCCCGCCTGTATAGAAGCCTGCCCCGAAGATGTTCAGACCATCGGGCCAAGGGACGAAATCATTAAACAGGCTCATAAACTGGCCAAAGAGATCGGCGGATATATCTATGGTGAAAAAGAAAACGGTGGAACCAATACGATATACGTGTCTCCGGTTCCGTTCCAGGAACTGAACCAGGCCATTGAAAAAGGAAAGGGAAAGCCCCATCTGCAGCCGGTAAAGGATAGCATGGCCGATTCAAACAACCTTGCCGCGGCCATGATTGTCGCACCGATTGCCGGACTTGCCGCCGCTGCAGGTAAATTCTACCAAATGACCAAAACCGGTAAGTAA
- a CDS encoding sigma 54-interacting transcriptional regulator yields MQDKTHEIWNFRFVNQIIDSMADGVFTMDADGRISSWNRSMERISGYKAKDAIGKTCQLLRCSRCFGKECPAGIENCGIMEHGFSEAKDCHVQHKDGHDVPVIKNASAVRDEGGRIIGVVETVTDLTELNKARKKAEEAVLRLGEIHRLDNIIGKSQAMRKVFTAIKAAASSDATILVHGESGTGKELVAGAIHYNSERKDKPLITVNCSALSESLLESELFGHVKGAYTGAMRDRLGRFEEAQGGTIFLDEIGELSPFIQVKLLRVLQQREIERVGESRKRKVDIRVITATHQDLYSRIRQGYFREDLYYRIKVFPIYLPPVRERKEDLPLLISHFIKAQNRKTGKKIQGATPGALRILMDYPWPGNVREIENAIEHAFVLCTGERINPFDLPVEIRQSQYSVSTAAIPERLSSNSVPRKKLSKQALLTLLEECDWNKAEVGRRAGLSRTAIWKYMKKWEIPLKNPSNA; encoded by the coding sequence ATGCAAGATAAAACCCATGAAATCTGGAATTTTAGATTCGTGAATCAAATTATAGACTCCATGGCTGACGGGGTATTTACCATGGATGCCGACGGACGGATATCGTCATGGAATAGATCCATGGAGCGCATCAGCGGGTATAAGGCAAAGGATGCCATAGGGAAAACCTGTCAGCTTCTCCGTTGCAGCCGCTGCTTTGGTAAGGAATGTCCTGCCGGCATCGAGAATTGCGGCATTATGGAACACGGATTTTCCGAGGCCAAAGATTGCCATGTGCAGCATAAAGATGGACACGATGTTCCGGTGATCAAGAATGCCAGTGCGGTCAGGGATGAAGGCGGTCGTATCATCGGGGTGGTCGAAACGGTTACCGATCTTACTGAATTGAACAAGGCGCGAAAAAAAGCAGAAGAAGCCGTACTTAGGCTGGGTGAAATCCACCGTTTGGACAACATCATCGGTAAAAGCCAGGCGATGCGCAAGGTTTTTACGGCCATCAAGGCCGCTGCATCAAGCGATGCCACTATACTGGTACATGGAGAAAGCGGGACCGGCAAAGAGCTTGTGGCCGGTGCGATTCATTATAACAGCGAACGAAAGGACAAGCCCCTTATTACGGTTAATTGTTCAGCCCTTTCGGAATCCTTACTGGAAAGCGAGTTGTTCGGGCATGTAAAAGGTGCTTATACCGGTGCCATGCGAGATCGCTTGGGGCGCTTTGAAGAAGCTCAAGGAGGAACCATCTTTCTTGATGAAATCGGCGAACTCAGTCCCTTTATCCAGGTAAAGCTTCTTCGTGTTTTGCAGCAACGGGAAATCGAACGCGTGGGTGAATCGCGAAAGCGTAAAGTCGATATCAGAGTGATCACCGCAACCCACCAGGACCTTTATAGCCGCATCCGACAAGGATATTTCCGGGAGGACCTGTACTATAGAATCAAGGTATTTCCCATTTATCTTCCGCCAGTTCGAGAACGAAAAGAAGACCTACCACTTTTAATCAGTCATTTCATTAAGGCGCAAAACCGTAAAACCGGTAAAAAAATCCAGGGGGCTACTCCGGGAGCATTGCGTATCCTTATGGATTATCCCTGGCCGGGAAACGTCCGGGAGATTGAGAATGCGATTGAACATGCATTTGTGCTTTGCACCGGAGAACGAATCAACCCGTTTGATTTGCCGGTGGAAATCCGTCAAAGCCAATATTCGGTCTCAACTGCGGCCATACCCGAAAGATTAAGTTCTAACTCTGTTCCACGCAAGAAGCTGTCAAAACAGGCTCTGCTTACCCTCTTGGAGGAGTGCGATTGGAACAAGGCCGAGGTCGGAAGAAGAGCAGGGCTGAGCAGAACTGCAATATGGAAGTATATGAAAAAATGGGAAATTCCCCTTAAAAACCCATCTAATGCCTGA
- a CDS encoding NifB/NifX family molybdenum-iron cluster-binding protein: MKIAIATDDGKTIRKGHFGSSRYYQVIEILNGEITGRELRTNPHVEIENTTGHHGEAEKIVALLKDCGLFIAGSMGKKSSSEIAAKHIDCIITIFKTVDFAVSKYLLGENEGFKFYDSDSEKFISCSEREKKIELPKKPL; this comes from the coding sequence ATGAAAATTGCAATAGCCACGGATGACGGAAAGACCATTCGAAAGGGTCATTTTGGTTCAAGCCGGTATTACCAAGTGATTGAAATACTTAACGGTGAAATTACCGGCAGGGAACTGCGTACAAATCCTCATGTGGAAATTGAAAATACCACCGGACATCATGGCGAGGCCGAGAAAATCGTTGCCTTGCTAAAAGATTGCGGTCTTTTTATTGCCGGCAGCATGGGGAAAAAATCCTCCTCTGAAATTGCAGCTAAGCACATTGACTGTATTATTACTATATTTAAAACAGTTGATTTTGCAGTTTCAAAATATCTGCTGGGAGAAAACGAAGGCTTCAAATTCTATGATTCAGATTCAGAAAAATTTATTTCATGTTCGGAAAGAGAAAAAAAGATAGAGTTGCCAAAAAAGCCGCTATGA
- a CDS encoding DUF1638 domain-containing protein, giving the protein MNNISFADIAVVSCGTLSVELNHLKEEGFLDTPYILYTTPGLHQDIPELERQLINRVNKAREKTDKVLVVYGGKFCYVNPDEPTRLMQTIIEEQGAGVARIQATHCMDMLASEEEREKITDEIAGGELVWWMTPGWVKFRKQVFKGWDKGLANENFPRHTGGAIVLDGIGYLDQYMAEKPEEFLEYCDWMGIPMQAYPVTLDRLKSLLTEQAEKLLS; this is encoded by the coding sequence ATGAATAATATATCCTTTGCAGATATCGCAGTCGTTTCCTGCGGAACATTGAGCGTTGAACTGAACCATTTAAAGGAGGAAGGCTTCCTGGATACACCATATATTTTATACACCACTCCGGGTTTGCATCAGGATATTCCTGAACTGGAACGCCAGCTGATCAACCGAGTCAACAAAGCCAGAGAAAAAACCGATAAGGTTCTGGTCGTATATGGCGGAAAGTTTTGTTATGTTAATCCGGATGAACCCACGCGTCTGATGCAAACCATCATTGAAGAGCAGGGAGCTGGGGTGGCCAGAATTCAGGCCACCCATTGCATGGATATGCTGGCCAGTGAAGAGGAAAGGGAGAAAATTACTGATGAAATTGCCGGAGGAGAACTGGTGTGGTGGATGACCCCCGGATGGGTGAAGTTTCGCAAACAGGTATTTAAAGGATGGGATAAGGGTCTTGCCAATGAAAACTTTCCCAGGCATACCGGCGGAGCCATCGTGCTGGATGGCATCGGGTATCTCGATCAGTACATGGCAGAAAAACCGGAAGAATTTTTAGAGTACTGCGACTGGATGGGAATCCCGATGCAGGCATATCCGGTGACTCTCGATCGGTTAAAATCGCTGCTTACCGAGCAGGCAGAAAAGCTGCTGAGTTAA
- a CDS encoding FAD-dependent oxidoreductase, with amino-acid sequence MDKMFSGFSLGNLNLNNRFVFPPVKTAYGHPKGMVTDRQLTFYKQIACNGPGIIILEPASVTPEGREHPKQLCVHLKESATELKKIVDIIHAENRLVCLHLNHAGAAANPKATGTKPRAPLAITCPTTAQTAEPLTEEEIESVIAGYKSAAEKAKQANFDMIEIQAGHGYLVSQFINKKINQRTDKYGQDRLLFAREAFAAVKEGAPEIPVIVRISGSEMSLEYGIDVEDLKSLLSLAEKERISAVHVGMGSSCFSPPWYCHHASLPEKPQLDALSWVRKQTWLPIIAAGRMGRKEKITQVLDQGLADMVALGRPLIADPDLIDKWGNDQNEKVNYCGYCLQGCLHRLKNGEPLGCNLNPEIGLPELKPSAKPLKVLVAGGGPGGMSAALYLSRSGHKVTLAEKSDKLGGQFNLAWKAPGKQSMHEGLDKLEYDVNAQTESVILNRAVDSKLIDELHPDLLVWATGAVQNIPQIKGLSHQYTMTAVEYFNGDKPVKGPRVLVIGAGRSGVEIAEKLGIDGYEIVATKRTDPIGSMMEMITKKLAMMRIDQLPNVTLMPHTAVKEFQADSVAVEQDGKRLTLEPFQTVILSSGMLSASGPEEGIRKAVADIEVIGDARQVQDIFSAVHAGYELAKKYE; translated from the coding sequence ATGGACAAAATGTTTAGCGGGTTTTCGCTGGGGAATTTAAACCTAAACAACCGATTTGTCTTTCCGCCAGTAAAAACCGCCTATGGTCACCCCAAAGGGATGGTGACCGACCGCCAGTTAACCTTTTATAAACAGATCGCATGCAACGGACCGGGGATTATTATCCTTGAACCTGCTTCGGTGACTCCTGAAGGCAGGGAGCATCCAAAACAACTCTGTGTTCATCTTAAGGAAAGTGCAACAGAACTCAAAAAAATCGTGGATATCATCCACGCAGAAAATCGTCTGGTCTGTCTTCATTTAAATCATGCCGGAGCGGCCGCCAATCCCAAGGCAACCGGTACGAAACCCAGGGCCCCTTTAGCCATTACGTGCCCCACCACAGCTCAGACTGCTGAGCCGTTGACCGAAGAAGAAATCGAATCGGTCATTGCCGGATACAAATCCGCAGCCGAAAAAGCCAAACAGGCAAACTTCGACATGATAGAAATTCAGGCCGGTCACGGCTACCTCGTCTCCCAATTTATTAATAAAAAAATAAACCAGCGAACAGATAAATATGGCCAAGATCGGCTGCTGTTTGCCAGAGAAGCTTTTGCGGCTGTTAAAGAGGGCGCACCGGAGATACCGGTGATAGTGCGAATTTCAGGCAGTGAGATGTCTCTTGAATACGGTATTGATGTAGAGGATTTAAAATCCCTGCTTTCTCTGGCCGAAAAAGAAAGGATCAGCGCAGTACATGTGGGCATGGGAAGTTCATGCTTTAGCCCGCCCTGGTATTGCCACCACGCCAGCCTTCCTGAAAAACCACAGTTGGATGCGCTTTCCTGGGTTCGTAAGCAAACATGGCTTCCCATCATCGCTGCCGGCAGAATGGGCAGGAAAGAAAAAATAACCCAAGTGCTGGATCAAGGGCTTGCCGACATGGTTGCCCTTGGCCGACCGCTTATTGCCGATCCTGACTTGATTGATAAATGGGGTAATGATCAAAATGAAAAAGTGAATTATTGCGGTTATTGCCTTCAGGGATGTCTGCATAGGCTGAAAAACGGCGAGCCACTGGGATGTAACTTAAACCCGGAAATTGGTCTGCCGGAACTTAAGCCGTCGGCCAAGCCGTTGAAGGTTCTGGTCGCCGGCGGAGGGCCCGGCGGGATGAGTGCCGCGCTTTACCTGTCGCGCAGCGGACACAAAGTGACCCTTGCTGAAAAAAGCGATAAACTGGGGGGCCAGTTTAACCTGGCCTGGAAAGCCCCCGGCAAGCAATCGATGCATGAGGGTCTGGACAAGCTGGAGTACGATGTAAATGCACAAACCGAATCCGTCATACTGAACAGGGCGGTGGATTCCAAGCTAATCGATGAACTCCATCCGGATCTTCTGGTGTGGGCAACCGGCGCTGTGCAGAATATTCCTCAAATAAAAGGGTTAAGCCACCAGTACACCATGACTGCTGTGGAATATTTTAATGGGGATAAACCGGTCAAAGGCCCGAGAGTCCTGGTGATCGGTGCTGGACGATCCGGTGTTGAAATTGCAGAAAAACTTGGAATAGATGGCTACGAAATCGTGGCCACCAAACGGACGGACCCCATCGGCAGCATGATGGAAATGATTACCAAAAAGCTGGCCATGATGCGAATTGATCAATTACCAAATGTGACCCTGATGCCGCATACCGCCGTTAAGGAGTTTCAAGCTGATAGTGTGGCCGTAGAACAAGACGGCAAGCGGTTAACGCTGGAACCTTTTCAGACGGTTATTCTTTCTTCCGGAATGCTGTCAGCCTCCGGTCCTGAGGAAGGTATCCGGAAAGCGGTTGCTGATATAGAAGTCATTGGAGATGCAAGACAGGTCCAGGATATCTTTTCAGCCGTTCACGCAGGGTACGAACTTGCTAAAAAATATGAATAG
- the trxB gene encoding thioredoxin-disulfide reductase codes for MKKTDYDLVIIGGGPAGLTAGIYASRARLNVLLLEKTAPGGQVLTTDWIENFPGFPKGISGYDLVTKMAEQAKHFGLTIETGEVLSLGLSEPIKKIELSDKTMTAGSIIIATGASPRKLGVPGEDIFIGKGVSFCATCDGPFFKESVVAAVGGGDTAVQESIYLTKFAKKVYLIHRRDELRATKILQERAMANDKIEILWDSVLTGIGGGLTNVEKITVKNLKTGEDKELPVSGCFIWVGTFPNTSFLKDSVKVDKYGFIIADYNMETSVPGVYAVGDVRNTPLRQVVTAVGDAAIAAVSAEHYIENN; via the coding sequence ATGAAAAAAACGGACTATGATCTGGTTATCATTGGTGGAGGGCCTGCCGGTCTTACAGCAGGTATTTATGCATCACGGGCAAGACTGAATGTGCTTTTGCTGGAAAAGACCGCACCTGGCGGGCAGGTTCTTACAACAGACTGGATAGAAAACTTCCCGGGCTTTCCCAAAGGAATCAGCGGGTATGATCTGGTAACCAAAATGGCCGAACAGGCGAAACACTTTGGCCTGACCATTGAAACCGGTGAAGTGCTTTCTCTCGGCCTGTCTGAACCGATAAAGAAAATAGAGCTAAGCGATAAAACCATGACCGCTGGTTCCATTATTATTGCCACCGGTGCTTCACCGAGAAAACTGGGAGTTCCGGGTGAAGATATTTTTATCGGCAAAGGGGTATCCTTTTGTGCAACCTGTGATGGGCCGTTTTTTAAAGAAAGTGTTGTTGCTGCTGTCGGCGGTGGAGATACGGCAGTACAGGAAAGTATTTATTTAACCAAATTTGCAAAAAAGGTCTATTTAATACATCGCAGGGATGAATTAAGGGCCACCAAGATTCTACAGGAACGCGCAATGGCAAACGATAAAATTGAGATTTTATGGGATTCGGTATTAACCGGCATCGGGGGTGGCTTGACCAATGTTGAGAAAATAACCGTAAAGAATTTAAAGACTGGTGAAGATAAAGAACTCCCTGTTTCCGGATGCTTTATCTGGGTGGGCACTTTTCCGAATACTTCGTTTTTAAAAGATTCCGTCAAAGTGGACAAATACGGCTTCATTATTGCGGATTACAATATGGAAACATCGGTACCCGGCGTATACGCTGTTGGAGATGTTAGAAACACCCCTTTGCGACAGGTGGTAACGGCTGTGGGAGATGCGGCCATCGCTGCTGTTTCCGCAGAGCATTATATCGAGAACAATTAA